One stretch of Comamonas testosteroni DNA includes these proteins:
- a CDS encoding SRPBCC family protein codes for MPQTIRLHRVIKAPPERVYRAFTTPEAMVKWLPPHGFAAQVHEFDARVGGRYRMSFINFSANSQNSFGGEFLELVPGQRIRHTDRFEDPNLPGEMITTVTLKAVFCGTELHVVQEGVPDMIPEQACYLGWQESLQLLALLVEPTIPDGA; via the coding sequence ATGCCACAGACCATTCGACTGCACCGTGTGATCAAAGCTCCGCCCGAACGCGTCTATCGGGCCTTCACGACCCCAGAAGCCATGGTCAAGTGGTTGCCGCCTCATGGTTTCGCGGCGCAGGTGCATGAATTTGACGCACGCGTGGGCGGCCGCTACCGCATGAGCTTCATCAATTTTTCCGCCAACAGTCAAAACAGCTTTGGCGGCGAGTTTCTGGAGTTGGTGCCGGGCCAGCGCATACGCCATACCGATCGCTTCGAGGACCCGAATCTGCCGGGTGAAATGATCACCACCGTGACCTTGAAAGCCGTGTTTTGTGGCACCGAGCTGCATGTGGTGCAGGAGGGTGTTCCCGACATGATTCCCGAGCAGGCCTGCTATCTGGGTTGGCAGGAGTCGCTGCAGCTGCTTGCCCTCCTGGTGGAGCCGACCATCCCTGACGGAGCGTGA
- a CDS encoding CHAD domain-containing protein: MGKGKPDASVAFSAIASPLVDSAVEQARRIAREPAAEGIHQLRVALRNLLTLWWLYRPLMGAEEYARQRGCLKSIAGAAGKARDYDILIELLGRHDKCSAADIAAIYVAREAALQAGREILSPPHIQTCLLKTLTQTEASLRAKPRQLRLGAIAEARIAKSRRQLHQRIKRAITANKPDIEAFHDVRKAGKKTRYLLELFGPLLPKDHHRLLKRLKKIQQPLGELNDLAASESLLRQNLRLISTPDQAKKLERWLKRKRKRRQSTLACSLRQDWQPKRPG, from the coding sequence ATGGGCAAAGGCAAACCAGACGCCTCAGTGGCGTTTTCAGCTATCGCATCCCCGCTTGTCGACTCGGCAGTCGAACAGGCCCGGCGCATAGCCCGAGAGCCCGCTGCCGAGGGGATTCATCAATTGCGCGTTGCGCTGCGCAACCTGCTGACGCTATGGTGGCTCTACCGACCCCTGATGGGCGCCGAGGAGTATGCACGGCAGCGCGGCTGCCTGAAATCGATTGCCGGCGCAGCAGGCAAGGCCCGCGATTACGACATTCTGATCGAGCTGCTGGGCCGTCATGACAAATGCAGTGCAGCCGACATTGCCGCAATATACGTCGCTCGCGAGGCAGCCTTGCAGGCTGGCAGAGAAATCCTGTCACCTCCGCATATACAGACATGCCTGCTGAAAACTCTGACACAAACCGAGGCAAGCTTGCGCGCCAAGCCTCGCCAGCTGCGCTTGGGAGCAATTGCCGAGGCACGGATCGCAAAGTCCAGGCGGCAGTTGCACCAACGCATCAAGCGGGCGATAACAGCGAACAAGCCAGATATCGAAGCATTTCACGATGTCAGAAAAGCTGGCAAGAAGACTCGTTATCTTCTTGAGCTGTTCGGACCTCTGCTGCCCAAAGATCACCACCGTCTGCTCAAACGCCTCAAGAAAATCCAGCAACCTCTCGGAGAGCTGAATGATCTTGCCGCCAGCGAGAGCCTGCTACGCCAGAACCTGCGCCTGATCTCCACACCGGATCAAGCGAAAAAGCTAGAACGCTGGCTCAAGAGAAAACGCAAACGTCGCCAGAGTACTCTGGCCTGCTCGCTGCGGCAGGATTGGCAGCCCAAGCGGCCTGGCTAA
- the dkgB gene encoding 2,5-didehydrogluconate reductase DkgB, translating to MSHIPSFGVGTFRLNGQVVIDSVRNALDVGYRAVDTAQIYGNEAEVGQAIADSGVARSDLFVTTKIWTDNYSRARLIPSLQDSLKRLRTDYVDLTLIHWPAPGNGVELSEYMEALAEAKARGLTRQIGISNFNIELTRQAIAAVGRGEIATNQIELSPYLQGGKLTAFLKEQGIQVTSYMTLAYGKVLNDPVLAQIAARHNATVAQVALAWALQLGYAVIPSSTKRENLTSNLLARDLRLDAEDMALIAALERNGREVSPDGLAPVWD from the coding sequence ATGAGCCATATTCCTTCCTTCGGCGTCGGCACTTTCCGCCTCAACGGCCAGGTCGTAATCGATTCCGTGCGCAACGCACTCGATGTGGGTTACCGCGCTGTCGATACGGCCCAGATCTACGGTAACGAAGCCGAAGTCGGCCAGGCCATCGCCGACAGCGGTGTGGCGCGCAGCGATCTGTTTGTGACCACCAAGATCTGGACCGACAACTACAGCCGTGCCAGGCTGATCCCCAGCCTGCAGGACAGCCTCAAGAGGCTGCGCACCGACTATGTGGATCTGACCCTGATCCACTGGCCCGCACCCGGCAACGGCGTGGAGCTGTCCGAATACATGGAAGCGCTGGCCGAGGCCAAGGCCCGGGGCTTGACTCGCCAGATCGGCATTTCCAACTTCAATATCGAGCTGACACGCCAGGCCATCGCGGCCGTAGGCCGGGGCGAGATTGCCACCAACCAGATCGAGCTGAGCCCCTATCTGCAAGGCGGCAAGCTGACGGCCTTCCTCAAGGAGCAGGGCATTCAGGTCACTTCGTACATGACCCTGGCCTATGGCAAGGTGCTCAATGACCCGGTGCTGGCGCAGATCGCGGCCAGGCACAACGCCACGGTGGCGCAGGTAGCCCTGGCCTGGGCGCTGCAGCTAGGCTATGCGGTGATTCCGTCGTCCACCAAGCGCGAGAACCTGACCAGCAACCTTCTGGCGCGCGACCTCAGGCTGGATGCCGAAGACATGGCGCTGATCGCCGCGCTGGAGCGCAACGGACGAGAAGTCAGCCCCGATGGCCTGGCTCCTGTGTGGGACTGA
- a CDS encoding LysR family transcriptional regulator, producing MKTTLDELQAFVAVVDTGSITAASELLGLTISATSRTLGRLEEKLQTTLLRRTTRRLELTEEGATFLQHARSILASVDEAEEMMAARRMRPAGRLRVDAATPFMLHVLVPLIAGFRTRYPEVELELNSNEGIIDLLERRTDVAFRIGVLKDSTLHARPVGISRIRVLASPAYLRRHGMPASPAQLSQHSLLGFTQPESLNDWPLRDADGNAVHIRPDIASSSGETLRQMALAGLGIACLSDFMTRADREQGNLVQLFGKQTLDICQPINAVYYRNTALAARITCFVDHVVETLGSRPFGT from the coding sequence ATGAAGACCACGCTCGACGAATTGCAGGCCTTTGTGGCCGTCGTGGACACAGGGTCCATCACGGCCGCTTCGGAGCTGCTGGGCCTGACGATTTCCGCCACCAGCCGTACCCTGGGGCGTCTGGAAGAAAAGCTGCAGACCACGCTGCTGCGCCGCACCACCAGACGCCTGGAGCTGACCGAGGAAGGCGCCACCTTCTTGCAGCACGCCCGCTCCATTCTTGCATCGGTCGACGAAGCGGAGGAGATGATGGCGGCGCGGCGCATGCGGCCGGCGGGAAGATTGCGTGTCGATGCTGCCACCCCCTTCATGCTGCATGTGCTGGTGCCGCTGATTGCAGGATTTCGTACGCGCTACCCCGAGGTGGAGCTGGAGCTGAATTCCAACGAAGGCATCATCGACCTGCTCGAAAGACGCACCGACGTGGCATTTCGCATCGGCGTGCTCAAGGACTCCACACTGCACGCCCGCCCAGTGGGCATCAGCCGCATACGCGTGCTGGCCAGCCCGGCCTATCTCAGGCGCCACGGCATGCCTGCCAGTCCGGCACAGCTCAGCCAACACAGCCTGCTGGGCTTTACCCAGCCCGAATCGCTCAACGACTGGCCGCTGCGCGACGCCGACGGCAACGCCGTGCATATCCGCCCGGACATTGCCTCCTCCAGCGGCGAGACACTGCGGCAAATGGCGCTGGCCGGCCTGGGCATAGCCTGTCTGTCGGACTTCATGACCCGAGCAGACCGCGAGCAAGGAAATCTGGTGCAACTGTTTGGCAAGCAGACACTGGACATCTGCCAGCCCATCAATGCGGTCTACTATCGAAACACCGCATTGGCGGCGCGCATCACCTGCTTTGTGGACCATGTGGTGGAAACGCTGGGCAGCCGCCCCTTCGGGACCTGA
- the lpxK gene encoding tetraacyldisaccharide 4'-kinase, whose product MPQNTVQASSSQHGLRALWRRRGAGAWLLWPLSLLYGVLQAWNARRMLGRQQSAGLPVIVVGNVIAGGAGKTPVTQAVVAHLKARGWQPAIISRGYGRSIESGQDCREALPDSPASEVGDEPALLARSTGVPVFVASRRLEAAQALRQRYPQVDVIVSDDGLQHLAMARDVELCVFNDEGVGNGFLLPAGPLREPWPRPVTATLHAGQPPRPLGSSPAFALQRSLAETAHNGHGQSILLHSLAAQSPEAVAAVARPESFFAMLTAQGITPAATQALPDHYDFESFSRTLENDKPLICTEKDAVKLWRSHPEAWAVPLQLQLPQAFWELLDAQLAKANANIRRDGKPA is encoded by the coding sequence ATGCCTCAAAACACCGTCCAAGCATCCTCCTCGCAACATGGCTTGCGCGCCCTCTGGCGCCGGCGTGGAGCGGGTGCCTGGCTGCTGTGGCCGCTATCGCTGCTCTATGGAGTGCTGCAGGCCTGGAATGCCAGGCGCATGCTCGGCCGCCAGCAAAGCGCCGGCCTGCCTGTCATCGTTGTCGGCAATGTGATTGCGGGCGGTGCGGGCAAGACCCCTGTGACCCAGGCCGTGGTGGCCCACCTCAAGGCCAGGGGCTGGCAGCCGGCTATCATCTCGCGCGGCTATGGCCGCAGCATAGAGAGCGGGCAGGATTGCCGCGAGGCCCTGCCGGACAGCCCCGCCAGCGAGGTCGGCGACGAGCCTGCCCTGCTGGCACGCAGCACCGGCGTGCCGGTCTTTGTCGCCTCCAGGCGTCTGGAGGCGGCGCAAGCGCTGCGCCAGCGCTACCCGCAGGTCGACGTGATCGTGAGCGACGACGGCCTGCAACATCTGGCCATGGCACGCGATGTGGAGCTGTGCGTCTTCAATGATGAAGGAGTTGGCAACGGCTTTCTGCTGCCCGCAGGCCCGTTGCGCGAGCCCTGGCCTCGCCCGGTCACGGCCACACTGCATGCAGGCCAGCCGCCCCGGCCACTGGGCTCTTCACCGGCGTTCGCGCTGCAGCGCAGCCTGGCCGAGACCGCCCACAACGGTCATGGCCAGAGCATCCTGCTGCACAGCCTGGCCGCGCAGAGCCCGGAGGCCGTGGCCGCCGTGGCACGCCCCGAGTCCTTTTTTGCCATGCTGACCGCCCAGGGCATCACTCCGGCAGCAACCCAGGCCCTGCCCGATCACTATGATTTCGAGAGCTTCTCGCGCACGCTGGAAAACGACAAACCCTTGATTTGCACCGAAAAAGATGCCGTCAAACTCTGGCGCAGCCATCCTGAAGCCTGGGCCGTGCCCCTGCAGTTGCAGCTGCCGCAGGCCTTCTGGGAGCTGCTGGATGCGCAACTGGCCAAGGCCAACGCCAATATTCGCCGCGATGGCAAGCCAGCCTGA
- a CDS encoding Trm112 family protein, translating to MDAKLLELLVCPVTKGPLRFDREHQELISHSARLAYPVRDGIPVLLENEARTLSDDELEEEKQ from the coding sequence ATGGACGCCAAACTTCTCGAACTGCTGGTCTGCCCCGTCACCAAGGGCCCGCTGCGCTTTGACCGCGAGCATCAGGAGCTGATCAGCCACAGCGCGCGTCTGGCCTATCCCGTGCGCGACGGCATCCCGGTGCTGCTGGAAAACGAAGCCCGCACCCTGTCCGACGACGAGCTGGAAGAAGAAAAGCAATAA
- the kdsB gene encoding 3-deoxy-manno-octulosonate cytidylyltransferase, whose translation MSYTVLIPARLSSTRLPGKPLADIAGLPMVARVAQRAALAGAARCVVAADDESIVAACAQHGVQAILTRKDHPSGSDRLAEACAQLGLSGDDVVVNVQGDEPLIDPKLIEAVAQLLLARPEASMGTAAHPIDSLTDYRNPNVVKVVCDAKGLASYFSRAPIPCSRDHGDEAWWQTAAPKAGHPGFTPLRHIGIYSYKAGFLREFPQLSPAPTEAMEQLEQLRALWHGHRIAVHITPDAPGAGVDTPEDLERVRAVFAG comes from the coding sequence ATGAGCTATACGGTACTGATCCCCGCCCGCCTGTCCTCGACCCGTCTGCCCGGCAAGCCCCTGGCGGATATTGCCGGCCTGCCGATGGTGGCGCGTGTGGCCCAGCGCGCGGCTCTGGCCGGCGCAGCCCGCTGCGTGGTGGCGGCCGACGACGAGAGCATTGTGGCGGCCTGCGCCCAGCATGGCGTCCAGGCCATCCTGACGCGCAAGGATCATCCAAGCGGCAGCGACCGTCTGGCCGAAGCCTGTGCTCAACTGGGCCTGTCCGGCGACGATGTGGTCGTCAATGTGCAGGGCGACGAGCCGCTGATCGACCCCAAGCTGATCGAGGCTGTGGCACAGCTGCTGCTGGCCCGCCCCGAAGCCAGCATGGGCACGGCGGCTCATCCTATTGATAGCTTGACGGATTACCGCAACCCGAACGTGGTGAAGGTGGTCTGTGACGCCAAGGGTCTGGCCAGCTATTTCAGCCGCGCACCCATCCCCTGTTCACGCGACCACGGCGATGAAGCCTGGTGGCAGACGGCGGCCCCCAAGGCCGGTCACCCAGGTTTCACACCGCTGCGCCATATTGGCATCTACAGCTACAAGGCCGGTTTTCTGCGCGAGTTCCCGCAACTCTCGCCCGCCCCCACCGAAGCCATGGAGCAGCTGGAGCAGTTGCGCGCCCTCTGGCACGGCCACCGCATTGCCGTGCATATCACGCCCGATGCACCGGGTGCCGGCGTCGACACACCCGAAGATCTGGAGCGCGTGCGCGCCGTTTTCGCTGGTTGA
- the adk gene encoding adenylate kinase — protein sequence MKLILLGAPGAGKGTQAAFICQKYGIPQISTGDMLRAAVKAGTPLGLQAKAVMDAGQLVSDDLIINLVKERIAQPDCAKGFLFDGFPRTIPQADAMKAAGVKLDYVLEIDVPFDAIIERMSGRRSHPASGRTYHVKFNPPKVEGKDDVTGEDLVQREDDKEETVKKRLDVYSSQTRPLVDYYSNWAKADAAAAPKYRAISGTGSVEEITERALAALAS from the coding sequence ATGAAACTGATTTTGTTGGGTGCACCCGGCGCCGGCAAAGGCACTCAGGCGGCCTTTATTTGCCAAAAGTACGGTATCCCTCAAATCTCCACGGGCGACATGCTGCGCGCGGCCGTCAAGGCTGGCACCCCTCTGGGTCTGCAAGCCAAGGCCGTGATGGACGCCGGCCAGCTGGTCAGCGACGATCTGATCATCAACCTGGTCAAGGAACGCATTGCTCAGCCGGACTGCGCCAAGGGTTTCCTGTTTGACGGCTTCCCCCGCACCATTCCCCAGGCCGATGCCATGAAGGCTGCCGGCGTGAAGCTGGACTATGTGCTGGAAATCGATGTGCCCTTCGACGCCATCATTGAACGCATGAGCGGCCGCCGCAGCCACCCCGCCTCGGGCCGCACCTACCACGTCAAGTTCAACCCTCCCAAGGTGGAAGGCAAGGACGACGTGACCGGTGAAGACCTGGTGCAGCGCGAAGACGACAAGGAAGAAACCGTCAAGAAGCGCCTGGACGTCTACAGCAGCCAGACACGTCCCCTGGTGGACTACTACAGCAACTGGGCCAAGGCCGATGCAGCAGCGGCCCCCAAGTACCGTGCCATCAGCGGCACAGGCAGCGTTGAAGAAATCACCGAGCGCGCTCTGGCCGCTCTGGCTTCCTGA
- a CDS encoding asparaginase codes for MERDKNIVILGTGGTIAGVAEQAGTSVGYRAAQLGVAQLLQAVPDLEGVAAASLQAEQLAQLDSKDMDHATWHALALRCAELLARDDVSGIVITHGTDTLEETAWFLQCVLHPAKPVVLTCAMRPATAISADGPGNLRDAVACAADTQAAGRGVLAVVAGRVFSARQVRKVHPYRVDAFDGSGAGPQGWVEEGRLRWATGGLPRVVAASSTAIALPPADHWPLVELLHSHAGCSSAVALAVMQAWNSAGVRAVVVVGTGNGTIHEALGPALDWAQAQGMALRITTRCEEGQVVHAEGARDSLMSSLPAAKARISLMLELMGWPRALG; via the coding sequence GTGGAACGTGACAAAAATATCGTCATCCTGGGCACCGGTGGCACGATTGCCGGAGTTGCCGAGCAGGCTGGCACCAGTGTGGGCTACCGTGCGGCCCAGCTGGGCGTGGCTCAGCTGCTGCAGGCCGTGCCGGACCTGGAAGGCGTTGCTGCGGCGTCGCTGCAGGCGGAGCAGCTGGCGCAGCTGGACAGCAAGGATATGGATCACGCGACCTGGCATGCACTCGCGCTGCGATGTGCCGAGCTGCTCGCGCGTGATGATGTGAGCGGTATTGTCATCACCCACGGCACCGACACCCTGGAGGAAACCGCCTGGTTTCTGCAATGTGTTCTGCACCCGGCAAAGCCCGTGGTGCTGACCTGCGCCATGCGCCCGGCGACAGCGATTTCGGCCGACGGCCCTGGCAATCTGCGCGATGCCGTGGCCTGTGCGGCCGACACGCAGGCTGCTGGCCGCGGTGTGCTTGCCGTGGTGGCGGGTCGGGTGTTCAGTGCACGCCAGGTGCGCAAGGTGCATCCCTACCGTGTGGATGCCTTTGATGGCAGTGGCGCCGGCCCGCAGGGCTGGGTGGAGGAGGGGCGGCTGCGCTGGGCAACGGGCGGCCTGCCCCGGGTCGTTGCGGCCAGCTCCACTGCAATCGCTTTACCGCCCGCAGATCACTGGCCCCTGGTGGAGCTGCTTCATAGCCATGCGGGCTGCAGCAGCGCCGTGGCGCTGGCGGTGATGCAGGCCTGGAATTCGGCAGGCGTGCGTGCCGTGGTGGTGGTCGGCACGGGCAATGGCACTATCCATGAGGCGCTGGGGCCAGCCCTGGACTGGGCGCAGGCGCAGGGCATGGCTTTGCGCATCACGACCCGGTGCGAGGAGGGGCAGGTGGTGCATGCCGAGGGAGCGCGAGATAGCCTTATGAGCAGCCTGCCGGCGGCCAAGGCCAGAATCAGCCTGATGCTGGAGCTGATGGGCTGGCCTCGCGCATTAGGTTGA
- the lexA gene encoding transcriptional repressor LexA — MDHPKLTPRQQQILDLIQSTIARTGAPPTRAEIASTFGFKSANAAEEHLQALARKGVIDLVSGTSRGIRLRADTVRTINAARGASFALPLTALAPLVLPLVGRVAAGSPILAQEHIDQSYSVEPSLFAAKPDYLLKVRGMSMRDAGIMDGDLLAVQATHEARNGQIVVARLGDDVTVKRFKRTPQGIELLPENPDYKIIHVDPEEPFAIEGLAVGLIRNSMFM; from the coding sequence ATGGACCACCCCAAGCTCACTCCCCGCCAGCAGCAGATTCTGGACCTCATCCAGTCCACCATCGCTCGCACGGGTGCGCCCCCTACCCGGGCCGAGATTGCCAGCACCTTTGGCTTCAAGTCGGCCAATGCTGCAGAAGAGCATTTGCAGGCACTGGCACGCAAGGGCGTCATAGATCTGGTCAGCGGCACATCGCGCGGCATTCGCCTGCGCGCCGATACCGTGCGCACCATCAATGCGGCACGCGGCGCCAGCTTTGCGCTGCCGCTCACGGCCCTGGCCCCGCTGGTGCTTCCCCTGGTCGGCCGCGTCGCTGCCGGCTCGCCTATTCTGGCCCAGGAACATATCGATCAGAGCTATTCGGTCGAGCCCAGCCTGTTTGCCGCCAAGCCCGATTACCTGCTCAAGGTCCGCGGGATGTCCATGCGTGACGCGGGCATCATGGACGGCGACCTGCTCGCGGTACAGGCTACGCATGAAGCGCGCAACGGCCAGATTGTGGTGGCCCGCCTCGGTGACGACGTGACCGTCAAGCGCTTCAAGCGCACGCCTCAGGGCATCGAGCTGCTACCCGAGAACCCAGACTACAAGATCATTCACGTCGATCCTGAAGAGCCGTTCGCCATCGAAGGCCTGGCCGTAGGCCTTATCCGCAACAGCATGTTCATGTAA
- a CDS encoding universal stress protein has translation MFKHLLIPTDGTKLSEAAVRAGVLLAREQGAKVTGLYVMPDYRAIIYGADALLTYNSAEFERSANSDADAALQFVDQIARPEGVPCNFVRVTHASVYQAIVQQAQELQCDLICMASHGRKGIGGILLGSETQRVLTHSHVPVLVHRPASTGKH, from the coding sequence ATGTTCAAGCACCTGCTCATTCCCACCGATGGCACCAAACTGTCAGAGGCTGCCGTGCGTGCTGGCGTTCTGCTTGCGCGTGAACAAGGCGCCAAGGTGACCGGCCTGTATGTCATGCCCGATTACCGCGCCATCATCTACGGCGCAGACGCACTGCTGACTTACAACAGCGCAGAGTTCGAGCGCAGTGCCAACAGCGATGCAGATGCGGCTTTGCAGTTCGTTGACCAGATTGCCAGACCTGAAGGCGTACCCTGCAACTTTGTGCGAGTCACCCACGCCTCTGTTTACCAAGCCATTGTTCAGCAGGCGCAGGAATTGCAATGCGACCTGATTTGCATGGCTTCACACGGTCGCAAAGGTATCGGCGGAATTTTGCTGGGCAGCGAAACCCAGCGCGTTCTGACCCACAGCCATGTCCCGGTGCTGGTACACCGGCCTGCCTCAACCGGCAAACATTAA
- a CDS encoding DNA breaking-rejoining protein, which yields MTRFQPMLATAALLSLMTLHLSSSSMAQAAFTTPGGYTNSYSGQITGNGIVQYGLETRPFQRMTVTLNTNNPSSQMNVFKDGSAQPLCQGSANNNICTFRIERGASYRVLIFLTREAALRGESARFTLTTEEST from the coding sequence ATGACCCGCTTCCAACCGATGCTTGCAACTGCTGCCCTGCTCAGTCTCATGACGCTACATCTCAGCAGCAGCTCCATGGCACAGGCCGCCTTTACAACCCCGGGCGGCTACACCAACTCCTACAGCGGCCAGATCACGGGCAACGGTATCGTGCAATACGGGCTCGAAACTCGGCCCTTCCAGCGCATGACCGTCACGCTCAACACCAACAACCCATCCAGCCAGATGAACGTCTTCAAGGACGGCTCTGCCCAGCCTCTATGCCAAGGCTCGGCCAACAACAACATCTGCACCTTCCGCATCGAGCGTGGTGCCAGCTACCGTGTGCTGATCTTCCTCACGCGTGAAGCAGCCCTGCGCGGCGAAAGCGCACGCTTTACGCTCACCACCGAAGAAAGCACCTGA
- a CDS encoding FABP family protein, with translation MENFPKDIYTEPTPDVNTLANLGPLTGMAGIWTGKRGLDINPKADGPEKQAFIEHMECQPIDAQTNGPQLFYGLRYHTRIVKPDDVETFHDQVGYWLWEPATGNIIQTLTIPRGQTAMATGKTTADATSFTLRAERGSTVNGISSNPFLEHAFRTDAYTITVTKHSDGTWSYEQETTLTIPGRSEPFAHTDRNTLHKIGEPTPNPTARAAVEI, from the coding sequence ATGGAAAACTTTCCCAAAGACATCTACACCGAGCCCACGCCCGATGTGAATACCCTGGCCAACCTCGGTCCCCTCACCGGCATGGCCGGCATCTGGACCGGCAAGCGCGGCCTGGACATCAACCCCAAGGCTGACGGCCCCGAGAAGCAGGCCTTTATCGAGCATATGGAATGCCAGCCCATCGATGCGCAAACCAACGGGCCGCAGCTCTTCTATGGCCTGCGCTACCACACGCGCATCGTCAAGCCCGACGACGTGGAAACCTTTCACGACCAGGTCGGTTACTGGCTGTGGGAGCCTGCCACCGGCAACATCATCCAGACCCTGACCATCCCGCGCGGGCAGACCGCCATGGCCACGGGCAAGACCACGGCCGACGCTACCAGCTTCACCCTCAGGGCCGAGCGCGGCTCCACCGTCAACGGCATCTCCAGCAACCCCTTTCTGGAGCACGCATTCAGAACCGACGCCTATACCATCACCGTCACCAAGCACTCGGACGGCACATGGTCGTATGAGCAAGAAACCACGCTGACCATCCCCGGCCGCAGCGAGCCCTTTGCCCATACCGACCGCAACACCTTGCACAAGATTGGCGAGCCAACTCCCAACCCCACGGCAAGGGCTGCAGTTGAAATCTGA
- a CDS encoding universal stress protein: MFKHILIPTDGSKLSEAALRAGIQLAKEQGAQVTALYVMPDYAAMIYGAEALIAYNSAEFDKSAQKEADQVLQAALDIAKTEGVACQTVRVTNISINQAIIKQAQEGNCDLICMASHGRKGIAGILLGSETQRVLVNSSIPVLVHRPVQA; the protein is encoded by the coding sequence ATGTTCAAGCACATTTTGATTCCTACGGACGGCTCTAAGCTCTCTGAGGCCGCGCTGCGCGCGGGCATACAACTGGCCAAGGAACAAGGCGCACAGGTGACGGCGCTGTATGTGATGCCGGATTACGCAGCCATGATTTACGGAGCCGAGGCGCTGATCGCCTACAACTCTGCAGAGTTCGACAAGAGCGCCCAGAAGGAAGCAGATCAGGTGTTGCAAGCTGCCCTGGACATTGCCAAGACCGAGGGCGTGGCCTGCCAGACGGTGCGGGTAACGAATATCTCCATCAATCAGGCCATCATCAAGCAGGCGCAGGAGGGTAACTGCGATCTGATCTGCATGGCATCACACGGCCGCAAGGGCATTGCCGGCATTTTGCTGGGCAGCGAGACCCAGCGCGTACTGGTCAACAGCAGCATTCCGGTTCTGGTGCATCGCCCGGTTCAAGCCTGA